In Zingiber officinale cultivar Zhangliang chromosome 6A, Zo_v1.1, whole genome shotgun sequence, a single genomic region encodes these proteins:
- the LOC121995366 gene encoding ABC transporter B family member 11-like: MEKEKEKMKSVPFHKLFSFADARDVALMTAGTVGAVGSGLAMPLMTIVFGELINAFGASDKDSIVLEVSKVVVKFIYLGAGAAAASFLQVACWMVSGERQAARIRCLYLKAILRQEIEFFDNESTTGEVISRMSGGTILIQDAIGEKVGKFIQLCATLFGSFIVALTKGWLLSLVLMSSIPLIAAAGAAMSLVIFKSSNRAQKAYAQAGTVVEHTVGSIRTVVSFNGENQAIDSYKNLINKSYKAAVGQGAAAGFGMGVVMFILFCSYGLAVWYGAKLIIEKGYDGGTVFNVMIAITTGGMSLGQASPSLSAFASGQAAAYKMFETINQIPSIDVHDTSGILLEDIKGEVELRDVHFSYPSRPEQLIFDGFSLRISSGTTMALVGESGSGKSTVISLVERFYDPQIGEVLIDGVNLKKLKLKWIRQQIGLVSQEPVLFTTTIKENITYGKESATAEEILRALELANAAKFIGQMPNGLDTMVGEHGTQLSGGQKQRIAIARVILKNPKILLLDEATSALDAESERVVQDALETIMTNRTTIVVAHRLSTIKNVDKISVVSRGKLVEQGAHDELIMDPQSFYSQLVQLQDGNKHAKEAPTTFVAHAQKLSRSGSSELSISRSSSKNSSLGRNSTSTRISTHFPVEPQDGSSTGYQIEEKNNHNSIHRQANIKRLAYLNKSEVPVLALGSVFAAIHGALFPVFGILISSVFNTFFEPPHELRKGSRFWALMYCLIGLIAFLVVPVQYYLFGVAGAKLIQRIRSLSFEKMVHQEIGWFDEPSNSSGQLGARLATDATTVRRLVGDTLAVMVQTIATIIVGIVIAMAANWKLALIILVLAPLLGLQEFFQQKFHRGFSGDAKAMYEEASQVASDAIASIRTVASFTAEEKCLAAYQAKCAIPVSRAQKHGMISGLGYGSSFLMMYCTYALCFYVGARFVHDGEANFSQVFKVFYALSLAALMVSISSTLLIDYSNAKDSAASIFAILDRESKIDSSSDEGAVIGSVRGDIKLGNVSFSYPSRPHVKIFTDFCLSIPPGKTIALVGQSGCGKSTVIALLERFYDPDAGFILLDGVDIKKLNIRWLRQQIGLVSQEPVLFNGTIRSNIAYGKQGPVAEDEIIAATEATGAHRFISGLPQGYDTNVGERGVQLSGGQKQRIAIARAILKDPKVLLLDEATSALDAESERVVQDALDRAMVGRTTVVIAHRLSAVRGADAIAVVQNGAVVERGRHEQLMGIEDGVYASLVALQTSPSSLTTA, from the exons atggagaaggagaaggagaagatgaagagtgTGCCCTTCCACAAGCTGTTTTCCTTCGCAGACGCGCGGGATGTCGCTCTCATGACGGCGGGGACGGTCGGCGCGGTGGGTAGCGGCTTGGCCATGCCGTTGATGACCATCGTCTTCGGAGAGCTCATCAACGCCTTCGGAGCCTCTGACAAGGATTCCATCGTCCTTGAGGTATCCAAG GTGgttgtaaaatttatttatttaggcGCTGGAGCAGCTGCTGCATCCTTTCTTC AGGTGGCTTGCTGGATGGTTAGTGGAGAAAGGCAGGCAGCACGGATCCGTTGTTTATACTTGAAAGCAATACTTAGACAAGAAATTGAATTTTTTGATAATGAATCAACGACAGGAGAAGTGATAAGTAGAATGTCTGGAGGCACAATACTTATCCAAGATGCTATTGGTGAGAAG GTTGGCAAATTCATTCAATTATGTGCAACCTTGTTTGGTAGCTTCATTGTTGCATTGACGAAAGGTTGGCTCCTGTCACTCGTCCTAATGTCAAGCATACCTCTTATTGCTGCTGCTGGAGCCGCCATGTCATTAGTTATTTTCAAATCTTCAAATCGTGCGCAGAAGGCATATGCCCAAGCTGGTACTGTGGTTGAACACACAGTTGGATCTATTAGAACA GTTGTGTCTTTTAATGGCGAGAATCAAGCAATTGATAGTTACAAGAATCTGATAAATAAATCATATAAAGCTGCTGTTGGTCAGGGGGCTGCTGCTGGTTTTGGAATGGGTGTTGTTATGTTTATTCTTTTCTGTTCCTATGGTCTGGCTGTATGGTACGGTGCCAAGCTTATCATAGAAAAAGGTTATGACGGAGGAACTGTTTTCAATGTTATGATAGCTATCACTACAGGTGGAAT GTCTCTTGGCCAAGCATCACCATCCCTGTCTGCCTTTGCATCGGGCCAAGCTGCAGCATACAAAATGTTCGAGACAATCAACCAAATACCGAGTATCGATGTTCATGACACCAGTGGCATTTTATTGGAAGATATCAAGGGTGAGGTTGAACTCAGAGATGTTCACTTCAGCTATCCGTCGAGGCCTGAACAACTGATATTTGATGGTTTCTCCTTGCGTATTTCAAGTGGTACAACTATGGCTTTAGTAGGAGAGAGTGGCAGTGGAAAATCTACTGTGATCAGCTTAGTGGAGAGATTCTATGATCCGCAAATTGGCGAAGTACTTATAGACGGCGTCAACTTAAAAAAGCTGAAGCTTAAATGGATAAGGCAACAAATTGGACTTGTTAGCCAAGAACCTGTCTTGTTTACCACCACTATTAAGGAAAACATCACGTACGGAAAGGAAAGCGCAACTGCTGAAGAGATTTTGAGAGCTCTGGAGCTTGCTAATGCTGCAAAGTTCATCGGGCAGATGCCAAAT GGGCTCGATACCATGGTTGGAGAACATGGAACCCAACTCTCTGGTGGCCAAAAACAGAGGATTGCAATTGCAAGGGTTATTCTGAAGAATCCCAAGATCCTGCTTCTTGATGAAGCGACAAGTGCATTAGATGCTGAATCTGAGCGAGTAGTTCAGGATGCACTAGAGACGATCATGACAAATAGGACCACGATTGTTGTCGCCCATCGTTTGAGCACCATCAAGAATGTTGATAAAATATCAGTCGTGTCTCGTGGAAAGTTGGTAGAACAAG GAGCACATGATGAGTTGATCATGGACCCTCAAAGTTTTTACTCCCAACTAGTACAACTCCAAGATGGTAATAAACATGCGAAAGAAGCTCCTACTACGTTCGTTGCCCATGCACAGAAGTTGAGTCGATCTGGCAGCAGTGAATTGTCTATCAGTAGATCTTCAAGTAAAAATTCATCACTTGGACGAAACAGCACCTCTACCAGAATATCCACTCATTTTCCCGTTGAACCCCAAGATGGAAGTTCAACAGGATATCAAATCGAAGAGAAGAACAATCATAACAGCATTCACAGACAAGCAAATATTAAAAGACTGGCATACCTAAACAAGTCGGAAGTACCTGTGCTTGCTTTGGGATCCGTTTTTGCTGCAATACATGGGGCGCTATTCCCTGTTTTTGGGATTCTAATTTCGAGCGTGTTTAATACGTTCTTTGAACCACCACATGAACTTCGTAAAGGCTCAAGGTTTTGGGCACTGATGTACTGTCTTATAGGGCTAATCGCTTTTCTTGTGGTGCCAGTGCAGTACTATTTATTTGGAGTGGCCGGTGCCAAGCTGATCCAGCGTATAAGATCCCTTTCATTTGAAAAGATGGTGCACCAAGAAATCGGTTGGTTTGATGAGCCGTCTAATAGTAG TGGGCAACTAGGTGCGAGGTTAGCAACAGATGCTACGACCGTGCGCAGGCTTGTGGGAGATACTTTGGCTGTTATGGTTCAGACTATCGCAACAATTATTGTGGGAATCGTGATAGCAATGGCGGCAAACTGGAAACTGGCACTAATAATACTTGTACTAGCACCTTTACTAGGCCTACAAGAATTTTTTCAACAGAAGTTCCATCGTGGTTTCAGTGGAGATGCTAAG GCAATGTACGAAGAAGCAAGCCAAGTGGCAAGTGATGCGATTGCCAGCATCCGCACCGTAGCCTCTTTCACAGCGGAGGAGAAATGCTTGGCTGCTTACCAAGCAAAATGTGCAATCCCAGTGAGTCGAGCACAAAAGCATGGAATGATAAGCGGCTTGGGTTATGGATCTTCATTTCTAATGATGTATTGCACATATGCCCTCTGTTTTTATGTCGGAGCTCGTTTTGTTCACGATGGAGAGGCAAATTTCTCCCAAGTATTCAAG GTGTTCTATGCTTTATCCTTGGCAGCTCTCATGGTTTCCATTTCGAGCACCCTTCTCATTGACTATTCCAATGCCAAGGATTCAGCTGCCTCCATATTCGCCATCCTAGATCGCGAATCTAAAATTGATTCTAGCTCCGATGAGGGAGCTGTGATTGGAAGTGTTAGAGGAGATATCAAGCTTGGAAACGTCAGCTTCAGTTATCCATCTCGCCCGCATGTGAAGATCTTCACTGACTTTTGCCTGAGCATACCTCCCGGAAAG ACTATTGCACTGGTCGGACAGAGCGGTTGCGGAAAGTCCACAGTCATTGCTCTTCTTGAGAGATTCTACGATCCTGATGCAGGCTTTATATTGTTGGACGGAGTAGACATCAAGAAGTTGAACATTCGTTGGCTGAGGCAGCAGATTGGGTTGGTGAGCCAAGAACCCGTGCTGTTCAATGGTACCATACGTTCCAACATAGCTTACGGCAAGCAAGGGCCAGTAGCGGAGGATGAGATCATAGCCGCCACCGAAGCTACCGGAGCTCATCGCTTCATCTCTGGCCTTCCTCAAGGATACGACACCAACGTCGGTGAGCGAGGTGTGCAGCTCTCAGGTGGACAAAAGCAACGGATAGCCATTGCGAGGGCCATCCTTAAGGATCCTAAAGTGTTGCTACTTGACGAAGCGACGAGTGCGTTGGATGCCGAGTCGGAGAGAGTGGTGCAAGATGCACTTGATCGAGCCATGGTTGGGAGAACGACGGTAGTCATTGCGCACCGGCTTTCTGCTGTTAGAGGAGCCGATGCCATTGCGGTGGTCCAGAATGGCGCCGTGGTTGAGCGAGGACGACATGAACAATTGATGGGGATTGAGGATGGCGTGTATGCTTCTCTTGTTGCACTGCAAACAAGTCCGTCGTCACTGACAACAGCATAA